In a genomic window of Micromonospora cremea:
- a CDS encoding histidinol-phosphate transaminase, whose protein sequence is MTSLDDLPIRDDLRGLSPYGAPQLDVPVRLNTNENSYPVPEPVADAIGKALAAELRELNRYPDRDAVALRADLAGYLGHGLTVEQVWAANGSNEVQQQLLQAFGGPGRSALGFVPAYSMHPLLALGTGTRWVPARRGVDFGLTADEAVAQVREHRPDVVFLCSPNNPTGTALDPTVVAAVLDAAPGMVVVDEAYAEFARPGTVSALAVLPGHPRLVVTRTMSKAFGFAGGRLGYLAADAAVVQAVQLVRLPYHLSALTQAAARAALAHRDALLGTVSAIMAQRDRIVATLRGRGLRVADSDANFVLFEVGGDQAIAWRALLAHGVLVRDVGLPGWLRVTAGTPAETDAFLSAMETIS, encoded by the coding sequence GTGACCTCGCTCGACGACCTGCCGATCCGCGACGACCTGCGCGGGCTGTCGCCGTACGGCGCGCCGCAGCTGGACGTGCCGGTGCGGTTGAACACGAACGAGAACTCCTACCCGGTGCCGGAGCCGGTGGCCGACGCGATCGGCAAGGCGCTTGCGGCCGAGCTGCGCGAGCTGAACCGCTACCCGGACCGGGACGCGGTGGCGCTCCGCGCCGACCTGGCCGGATATCTCGGGCACGGGCTCACCGTCGAGCAGGTGTGGGCGGCCAACGGCTCCAACGAGGTGCAGCAGCAGCTGCTCCAGGCGTTCGGTGGCCCGGGTCGCAGCGCGCTCGGCTTCGTGCCGGCGTACTCGATGCACCCGCTGCTGGCGCTCGGCACCGGCACCCGGTGGGTGCCGGCGCGGCGCGGCGTCGACTTCGGGCTGACCGCCGACGAGGCGGTGGCCCAGGTCCGCGAGCACCGGCCCGACGTGGTCTTCCTCTGCTCGCCGAACAACCCGACCGGCACCGCGCTGGACCCGACGGTGGTCGCCGCGGTCCTCGACGCCGCGCCCGGCATGGTGGTGGTCGACGAGGCGTACGCCGAGTTCGCCCGGCCCGGCACGGTCAGCGCCCTCGCGGTGCTGCCCGGGCACCCGCGGCTGGTGGTGACCCGGACGATGAGCAAGGCGTTCGGCTTCGCCGGCGGGCGACTGGGCTACCTGGCGGCCGACGCGGCGGTGGTGCAGGCGGTGCAACTGGTCCGGCTGCCGTACCACCTCTCCGCGCTGACCCAGGCCGCCGCCCGCGCGGCACTGGCCCACCGCGACGCCCTGCTCGGTACGGTTAGCGCGATCATGGCGCAGCGGGACCGGATCGTGGCGACGCTGCGTGGTCGCGGGCTGCGGGTGGCCGACAGCGACGCCAACTTCGTGCTCTTCGAGGTGGGCGGCGACCAGGCCATCGCCTGGCGCGCACTGCTGGCGCACGGGGTGCTCGTCCGCGACGTCGGCCTGCCCGGCTGGCTACGGGTCACCGCCGGCACCCCCGCCGAGACCGACGCGTTCCTTTCTGCGATGGAGACAATCTCATGA
- the hisB gene encoding imidazoleglycerol-phosphate dehydratase HisB, with amino-acid sequence MSRTARVERITKETKVLVEIDLDGTGTAEISTGVGFYDHMLHQIARHGGYDLTVRTVGDLEIDAHHTMEDTALALGAAFDQALGDKAGIRRYGSATVPMDEVLVRAAVDLSGRPYVVHDEPTLAPYIGPVYPTSMTRHIWESFGQAARITLHVDVLRAARPGGNPDAHHVVEAQFKAVSRALREATAVDPKAAGAIPSTKGAL; translated from the coding sequence ATGAGCCGGACCGCCCGGGTGGAGCGGATCACCAAGGAGACCAAGGTCCTCGTCGAGATCGACCTCGACGGCACCGGCACGGCCGAGATCAGCACCGGGGTCGGTTTCTACGACCACATGCTGCACCAAATCGCCCGGCACGGCGGCTACGACCTGACCGTGCGCACCGTCGGCGACCTGGAGATCGACGCGCACCACACCATGGAGGACACCGCGCTCGCGCTGGGCGCCGCGTTCGACCAGGCGCTGGGCGACAAGGCCGGCATCCGGCGGTACGGCTCGGCGACCGTCCCGATGGACGAGGTGCTGGTCCGGGCCGCCGTGGACCTGTCCGGCCGGCCGTACGTGGTGCACGACGAGCCGACGCTGGCGCCGTACATCGGGCCGGTGTACCCGACCAGCATGACCCGGCACATCTGGGAGTCCTTCGGCCAGGCGGCCCGGATCACCCTGCACGTCGACGTGCTGCGGGCGGCCCGGCCGGGCGGTAACCCGGACGCGCACCACGTGGTGGAGGCGCAGTTCAAGGCCGTCTCCCGGGCGCTGCGCGAGGCCACCGCGGTCGACCCGAAAGCGGCGGGCGCGATTCCGAGCACGAAGGGAGCCCTCTGA
- a CDS encoding TraR/DksA family transcriptional regulator — protein MAKPADTRTAGRKPVAKATRSAAETEKIRAALAARRDELRAEYDQTLSEITELQRDRLTDSAGDDQADTGTKTLEREQEISLANSILERITQVERALERLDEGGYGWCERCGNPIPVERLAAFPSATLCVTCKQLEERR, from the coding sequence ATGGCGAAGCCAGCCGACACCAGGACCGCCGGCCGCAAGCCGGTGGCCAAGGCCACCCGCAGCGCGGCGGAGACCGAGAAGATCCGGGCGGCGTTGGCGGCGCGGCGGGACGAGCTTCGCGCCGAGTACGATCAGACGCTGAGTGAGATCACCGAGCTGCAGCGCGATCGGCTGACCGACTCGGCCGGGGACGACCAGGCCGACACCGGCACCAAGACGCTCGAGCGGGAGCAGGAGATCTCTCTCGCCAACAGCATCCTGGAAAGGATCACGCAGGTCGAGCGCGCCCTGGAGCGCCTCGACGAGGGTGGTTACGGCTGGTGCGAGCGGTGCGGCAACCCGATTCCGGTCGAGCGCCTCGCCGCCTTCCCGTCGGCCACCCTGTGCGTGACGTGCAAGCAGCTGGAGGAGCGGCGCTGA
- the hisH gene encoding imidazole glycerol phosphate synthase subunit HisH: MTGVVVLDYGSGNLRSAERALAAAGADVRVTDDLAAAAAADGLVVPGVGAFAACMAGIEALGAGPVIAERVAANRPVLGICVGMQVLFEHGDEHGVVTKGLGLLPGGVTRLAATRLPHMGWNTVRAPRDSVLFAGMPAQSRFYFVHSYAMGDPAALAAADATVTTAHHDTDFVAAVERGPLSAAQFHPEKSADTGAALLRNWLAALPSGG; encoded by the coding sequence ATGACCGGCGTCGTGGTTCTCGACTACGGCTCGGGCAACCTGCGTTCCGCGGAGCGGGCGCTGGCCGCCGCCGGCGCGGACGTACGGGTGACCGACGACCTCGCCGCCGCGGCCGCCGCCGACGGTCTGGTGGTGCCGGGGGTGGGCGCCTTCGCGGCGTGCATGGCCGGGATCGAGGCGCTCGGCGCCGGCCCGGTGATCGCCGAGCGGGTTGCCGCCAACCGGCCGGTGCTCGGCATCTGCGTGGGCATGCAGGTGCTCTTCGAGCACGGGGACGAGCACGGTGTGGTGACCAAGGGGCTCGGTCTGCTGCCCGGCGGGGTGACCCGACTGGCCGCCACCCGGCTGCCGCACATGGGCTGGAACACGGTCCGGGCGCCCCGGGATTCGGTGCTCTTCGCCGGCATGCCGGCGCAGAGCAGGTTCTACTTCGTCCACTCGTACGCGATGGGCGACCCGGCGGCGCTGGCCGCCGCCGACGCCACGGTGACCACGGCCCACCATGACACCGACTTCGTCGCCGCGGTGGAGCGCGGTCCGCTCTCGGCGGCCCAGTTCCATCCGGAGAAGTCCGCCGACACCGGTGCCGCGCTGCTGCGCAACTGGCTTGCCGCTTTGCCCAGCGGTGGCTGA
- the priA gene encoding bifunctional 1-(5-phosphoribosyl)-5-((5-phosphoribosylamino)methylideneamino)imidazole-4-carboxamide isomerase/phosphoribosylanthranilate isomerase PriA has protein sequence MSLTLLPAVDVADGRAVRLVQGAVGSESIYGDPLDAALAWQQDGAEWIHLVDLDAAFGRGTNAHLLAEVVRQLDVKVELSGGIRDDESLRAALGTGAARVNIGTAALEDPVWCDRVVGEYGDRVAIGLDVRGRTLSARGWTRDGGDLYEVLERLDKAGASRYVVTDITKDGTMRGPNLDLLREVCAHTDAPVIASGGVSTLDDLRALATLEPLGVEGVIAGKALYAGAFTVAEALRTLAEA, from the coding sequence GTGAGCCTCACCCTGTTACCCGCCGTGGATGTCGCCGACGGCCGGGCCGTCCGGCTCGTGCAGGGCGCCGTCGGTAGCGAGAGCATCTACGGCGATCCGCTGGACGCCGCACTGGCCTGGCAGCAGGACGGCGCCGAGTGGATCCACCTGGTCGACCTCGACGCGGCTTTCGGCCGGGGCACCAACGCGCACCTGCTCGCCGAGGTGGTGCGTCAGCTCGACGTGAAGGTGGAGCTCTCCGGCGGCATCCGCGACGACGAGTCGCTGCGCGCGGCGCTGGGCACCGGGGCGGCCCGGGTGAACATCGGCACCGCGGCTCTGGAGGACCCGGTCTGGTGCGACCGGGTGGTCGGGGAGTACGGCGACCGGGTCGCCATCGGGCTGGACGTGCGCGGCCGTACCCTCTCCGCGCGTGGCTGGACCCGTGACGGCGGTGACCTGTACGAGGTGCTGGAGCGGCTGGACAAGGCGGGTGCCAGCCGGTACGTGGTCACCGACATCACCAAGGACGGCACCATGCGCGGGCCGAACCTGGACCTGCTGCGTGAGGTGTGCGCCCACACCGACGCCCCGGTGATCGCCTCCGGCGGCGTGTCCACGCTGGACGACCTGCGGGCGCTGGCCACCCTGGAGCCGCTCGGGGTTGAGGGTGTGATCGCCGGCAAGGCGCTCTACGCGGGCGCCTTCACGGTGGCCGAGGCGCTGCGGACGCTGGCCGAGGCGTGA
- a CDS encoding MinD/ParA family ATP-binding protein — protein sequence MALGGRAVEGSETGWGRPAEPAPRWRALLDRARHGARAPEQAEPDRRADEPPPDPLPRRAAPNGNAGRASAIGHPAELSYGADPGYRAEASYRVDPAYRAEPAYRPEPDYRGEPGYRGEPAYRAEPVYRAEPDYRAEPAYRAEPDHRAEPAYRAEPEPERPSRRAEPVESRYSLLDNGYRHGSPPAESRYALLETGYQPETGYPPPAASRVAPPPAASRVAPPPAAPRVTPPPAARVAPPAAPRVTPPAVPPVTPPPAPPVSSAIAERGFPPRVEWRPQGVDQELERATGVLRRDLGTPRVFAFANPKGGVHKTTATVLAAATVGSVRGRGVLAWDDNELRGTLGLRAGSARHARTIRHLIGELAQIEILEGSTLLERLDDFLRHASDGSYDVLAGEESPRFAQRLDQFTVRRVLELLRRTHDVVCVDTGNNVESANWRTVMQAADQLVVTTVPREDAAFSADWMLDLLHEEGMGELADNAITLISCPTPGRSALQDDLERHFATRTRAVAVVPYDPALETGSSIEYHQLQPETRQAWLRAASVMVEPFAR from the coding sequence ATGGCGCTGGGAGGGCGGGCCGTGGAGGGCAGTGAGACCGGCTGGGGCCGGCCGGCCGAACCAGCGCCGAGGTGGCGGGCGCTGCTGGACCGCGCCCGGCACGGCGCCCGCGCGCCCGAGCAGGCCGAACCCGACCGGCGAGCCGACGAACCACCGCCGGATCCGCTGCCGCGGCGCGCGGCCCCCAACGGCAACGCCGGGCGGGCGTCGGCCATCGGGCATCCGGCCGAACTGTCGTACGGCGCGGACCCGGGTTACCGGGCCGAGGCGAGCTACCGGGTCGACCCCGCCTACCGGGCCGAGCCGGCGTACCGGCCGGAGCCGGACTACCGGGGTGAACCGGGTTACCGGGGCGAGCCGGCGTACCGGGCCGAGCCGGTCTACCGCGCCGAGCCGGATTACCGCGCGGAGCCGGCGTACCGTGCCGAGCCGGACCATCGGGCGGAGCCGGCGTACCGGGCCGAGCCCGAGCCGGAACGGCCGTCCCGCCGGGCCGAGCCGGTCGAGTCGCGCTACTCGCTGCTGGACAACGGCTACCGGCACGGCAGCCCGCCGGCCGAGTCCCGGTACGCGCTGCTGGAGACGGGTTACCAGCCGGAGACCGGCTACCCGCCGCCGGCCGCTTCTCGGGTCGCGCCGCCGCCGGCCGCTTCTCGGGTCGCGCCGCCGCCGGCCGCTCCGCGGGTCACGCCGCCGCCGGCTGCTCGGGTCGCGCCGCCGGCCGCTCCTCGGGTGACGCCGCCGGCCGTCCCGCCGGTCACGCCGCCGCCCGCTCCGCCGGTCAGCTCGGCCATCGCCGAGCGCGGCTTCCCGCCGCGCGTCGAGTGGCGTCCGCAGGGCGTCGACCAGGAGTTGGAGCGGGCCACCGGGGTGCTCCGCCGCGACCTCGGCACGCCGCGGGTGTTCGCGTTCGCCAACCCCAAGGGCGGGGTGCACAAGACCACCGCCACCGTGCTCGCCGCGGCCACGGTCGGCAGCGTTCGCGGGCGGGGCGTGCTGGCCTGGGACGACAACGAGCTGCGCGGCACCCTCGGGCTGCGCGCCGGCAGCGCCCGGCACGCCCGGACCATCCGCCACCTGATCGGCGAGCTGGCCCAGATCGAGATCCTGGAGGGCTCGACCCTGCTGGAGCGGCTGGACGACTTCCTGCGGCACGCCTCCGACGGCTCGTACGACGTGCTCGCCGGCGAGGAGAGCCCACGCTTCGCCCAACGGCTGGACCAGTTCACCGTCCGGCGGGTGCTGGAGCTGCTGCGACGTACCCACGACGTGGTCTGTGTGGACACCGGCAACAACGTGGAGAGCGCCAACTGGCGCACGGTGATGCAGGCCGCCGACCAACTGGTGGTGACCACCGTGCCGCGCGAGGACGCGGCGTTCAGCGCCGACTGGATGCTCGACCTGCTGCACGAGGAGGGCATGGGAGAGCTCGCCGACAACGCGATCACCCTCATCTCCTGCCCCACGCCGGGCCGCTCCGCGCTCCAGGACGACCTGGAGCGGCACTTCGCCACGCGTACCCGCGCGGTGGCCGTGGTGCCCTACGACCCGGCGCTCGAGACCGGGTCGTCGATCGAGTATCACCAGCTCCAGCCGGAGACCCGGCAGGCGTGGCTGCGCGCTGCCTCGGTCATGGTGGAGCCGTTCGCCCGGTGA
- a CDS encoding RluA family pseudouridine synthase, with protein sequence MTSAFAAGGDHRSLPVPDGLDGMRLDQAVARLFGLSRTAAAALIDAGDALVDGAARPNSHKVKAGSWLDVTLPAAVAPPTVVPQAVPGLRVVYADDDIVVVDKPVGVAAHPSPGWTGPTVIGALAAIGHRISTSGAAERQGVVHRLDVGTTGIMVVAKSEQAYTALKRAFKYREVDKGYHAVVQGHLDPLRGTVDAPIDRHPTHDYRWAVVSGGKPSITHYDTLEAFPAASLVDVRLETGRTHQIRVHFSTLRHPCVGDLTYGADPTLSARLGLARQWLHARELSFLHPRTGDEVRFVSDYPDDLERALEILRD encoded by the coding sequence GTGACCTCCGCGTTCGCCGCTGGCGGCGACCACCGCTCACTGCCCGTGCCGGACGGGCTCGACGGGATGCGGCTGGACCAGGCGGTGGCCCGGCTGTTCGGGCTCTCCCGCACCGCCGCCGCGGCCCTGATCGATGCCGGTGACGCGCTGGTCGACGGCGCCGCGCGGCCCAACTCGCACAAGGTCAAGGCCGGCTCCTGGCTGGACGTCACGCTTCCCGCCGCGGTCGCCCCGCCGACCGTGGTGCCGCAGGCGGTGCCGGGCCTGCGAGTCGTGTACGCCGACGACGACATCGTGGTGGTGGACAAGCCGGTCGGCGTGGCCGCGCACCCGAGCCCGGGCTGGACCGGCCCGACGGTGATCGGCGCCCTCGCCGCGATCGGGCACCGCATCTCCACCAGCGGCGCCGCCGAGCGGCAGGGCGTGGTGCACCGGCTCGACGTGGGCACCACCGGGATCATGGTGGTGGCCAAGAGCGAGCAGGCGTACACCGCGCTGAAGCGGGCCTTCAAGTACCGCGAGGTGGACAAGGGCTACCACGCGGTGGTGCAGGGGCACCTGGATCCGCTGCGGGGCACCGTCGACGCGCCGATCGACCGGCACCCCACCCACGACTACCGCTGGGCCGTGGTCTCCGGCGGCAAACCGAGCATCACCCACTACGACACGCTGGAGGCGTTCCCGGCGGCCAGCCTGGTCGACGTTCGTCTGGAGACCGGCCGAACCCACCAGATCCGGGTGCACTTCTCGACCCTGCGGCACCCCTGTGTGGGCGACCTCACCTACGGCGCCGACCCCACCCTGTCGGCCCGGCTCGGGCTGGCCCGACAGTGGCTGCACGCCCGCGAGTTGAGCTTCCTGCACCCCCGAACGGGGGACGAGGTCCGGTTCGTCAGCGACTACCCTGACGACCTGGAACGCGCGCTTGAGATCCTGCGTGACTGA
- the lspA gene encoding signal peptidase II, translated as MTAAPSAEPGRTDPGGDKPRPRAVAILAGVALVALLADLLTKHLALATLTDREPARLLGGLVYLSLTRNSGAAWSIGADHTWVFPLITIGVVGWIVWMALRLRSLPWAISLGLVLGGALGNLVDRIFRAPSPFHGHVVDMISLFDPYGQVWPVFNLADSSLVCGVLLAVLLELTGRQRDGRRVGRDGDPADASAPQGADQRERA; from the coding sequence ATGACCGCAGCACCGTCCGCCGAACCCGGCCGCACCGACCCGGGCGGCGACAAACCCCGGCCGAGGGCCGTCGCGATCCTCGCCGGGGTCGCCCTGGTGGCCCTGCTGGCCGACCTGCTCACCAAGCACCTCGCGCTGGCCACGCTGACCGACCGGGAGCCGGCCCGGCTGCTCGGTGGGCTGGTCTACCTGAGTCTCACCCGCAACAGCGGTGCGGCGTGGAGCATCGGCGCCGACCACACCTGGGTCTTCCCGCTGATCACCATCGGGGTGGTCGGCTGGATCGTCTGGATGGCGCTGCGGCTGCGTTCGCTGCCCTGGGCCATCTCCCTCGGCCTGGTGCTCGGCGGCGCGCTGGGCAACCTCGTCGACCGGATCTTCCGGGCGCCCTCGCCCTTCCACGGCCACGTGGTCGACATGATCAGCCTCTTCGACCCGTACGGCCAGGTCTGGCCGGTGTTCAACCTGGCCGACAGCTCGCTGGTCTGCGGCGTGCTGCTGGCCGTGCTGCTGGAGCTGACCGGCCGCCAGCGTGACGGGCGGCGGGTCGGCCGCGACGGCGACCCGGCCGACGCGAGCGCCCCCCAGGGCGCCGACCAGCGGGAGCGGGCGTGA
- the hisD gene encoding histidinol dehydrogenase: protein MLNRIDLRNGLGDPRRLLPRAQLDVSVAVERIRPLVEAVREHGYPAIREASDRFDGVSPEVLRVPVEAIAEAEGVLDPDVRAALLESIARARRVHADQRRTEHTTQVVPGGTVTERWLPVDRVGLYVPGGLAMYPSTVVMNVVPAQAAGVRSLVVVSPPQKDNDGLPDPRVLAACALLGVDEVYAVGGAQAVAMLAYGAAVDPAGDARCEPVDLVTGPGNIWVTAAKRLLRGVVGIDAEAGPTEIAILADDTADPAHVAADLISQAEHDPLAASVLVTPSVALVEAVERELARQVPATKHTERVTTALTGEQSGVVLVDDLEAGLRVVDAYAAEHLEIQTVDAREWALRVRNAGAIFVGAWSPVSLGDYCAGSNHVLPTGGCARHSSGLSVQSFLRGVHLIEYSHAALREVAPHVVTLATVEDLPAHGQAVRARFPGGPA, encoded by the coding sequence GTGCTGAATCGGATCGACCTGCGCAATGGTCTCGGTGACCCGCGCCGCCTGCTGCCCCGTGCCCAGCTCGACGTGTCGGTCGCCGTCGAGCGGATCCGGCCGCTCGTGGAGGCGGTCCGGGAGCATGGGTACCCGGCGATCCGGGAGGCCAGCGACCGGTTCGACGGCGTCTCCCCGGAGGTGTTGCGGGTGCCGGTCGAGGCGATCGCCGAGGCCGAGGGGGTGCTCGACCCGGACGTGCGCGCGGCGCTGCTGGAGTCGATCGCCCGCGCCCGCCGGGTGCACGCCGACCAGCGGCGTACCGAGCACACCACCCAGGTGGTGCCCGGCGGCACGGTCACCGAGCGGTGGCTGCCGGTCGACCGGGTCGGCCTCTACGTCCCCGGTGGGCTGGCCATGTACCCGTCCACCGTGGTGATGAACGTGGTGCCGGCCCAGGCGGCCGGGGTGCGCTCGCTGGTGGTGGTCAGCCCGCCGCAGAAGGACAACGACGGCCTGCCCGACCCCCGGGTCCTCGCCGCGTGCGCGCTGCTCGGCGTCGACGAGGTCTACGCCGTGGGCGGAGCCCAGGCGGTGGCGATGCTGGCGTACGGGGCGGCGGTGGACCCGGCGGGGGACGCGCGCTGCGAGCCGGTCGACCTGGTCACCGGCCCGGGCAACATCTGGGTGACCGCCGCCAAGCGGCTGCTGCGGGGCGTCGTCGGCATCGACGCCGAGGCCGGGCCGACCGAGATCGCCATCCTGGCCGACGACACCGCCGACCCGGCGCACGTGGCCGCCGACCTGATCAGCCAGGCCGAGCACGACCCGCTCGCCGCGAGCGTGCTGGTCACCCCGTCGGTGGCGCTGGTCGAGGCGGTCGAGCGGGAGCTGGCCCGACAGGTGCCGGCGACCAAGCACACCGAGCGGGTGACCACCGCCCTGACCGGCGAGCAGAGCGGCGTGGTCCTGGTCGACGACCTCGAGGCCGGGCTGCGGGTGGTCGACGCGTACGCGGCCGAGCACCTGGAGATCCAGACCGTCGACGCCCGCGAGTGGGCGCTGCGGGTGCGCAACGCCGGAGCGATCTTCGTGGGCGCCTGGTCGCCGGTGTCGCTCGGCGACTACTGCGCCGGCTCCAACCACGTGCTGCCCACCGGCGGCTGCGCCCGGCACTCCTCCGGGCTGTCCGTGCAGTCCTTCCTGCGCGGCGTGCACCTGATCGAGTACTCCCATGCCGCGCTGCGCGAGGTGGCCCCGCACGTGGTCACCCTGGCCACCGTGGAGGACCTGCCCGCACACGGCCAGGCCGTCCGGGCCCGCTTCCCGGGAGGGCCGGCGTGA
- a CDS encoding LON peptidase substrate-binding domain-containing protein: MTARLPVFPLATVLFPGLVLPLHIFEERYRALVRHLVDLPEGASREFGVVAIQAGWEVAPAGPGARPTPAAGEVTLHEVGCTAELRQVTELADGGFDIVTVGRRRFRIAEVDESSAPYLTAEVEWLPEPAGPDEVADLLAARVIAVFRQYLGLVRSDPEEISEQLPEDPTVLSHLVAATAALTVDDRQRLLAIDDTAARLRAELRLLNREAALLRQVRAVPVPLAELASPPTPN; this comes from the coding sequence GTGACCGCACGGCTGCCGGTGTTCCCGCTCGCAACGGTGCTCTTTCCCGGGTTGGTGCTGCCGCTGCACATCTTCGAGGAGCGCTACCGCGCCCTGGTGCGGCACCTGGTCGACCTGCCCGAGGGCGCCTCGCGCGAGTTCGGGGTGGTCGCCATCCAGGCCGGCTGGGAGGTCGCGCCGGCCGGTCCCGGCGCCCGGCCCACGCCCGCCGCCGGCGAGGTCACCCTGCACGAGGTGGGCTGCACCGCCGAGCTGCGCCAGGTGACCGAGCTGGCCGACGGGGGCTTCGACATCGTCACGGTCGGCCGGCGCCGGTTCCGGATCGCCGAGGTCGACGAGAGTTCCGCGCCGTACCTGACCGCGGAGGTCGAGTGGCTGCCCGAGCCGGCCGGGCCCGACGAGGTGGCCGACCTGCTGGCCGCCCGGGTGATCGCGGTGTTCCGGCAGTACCTCGGCCTGGTCCGGTCCGACCCGGAGGAGATCTCCGAGCAGCTCCCGGAGGACCCGACCGTGCTCTCCCACCTGGTGGCGGCGACCGCGGCGCTGACCGTCGACGACCGGCAGCGGCTGCTGGCGATCGACGACACCGCCGCCCGGCTCCGCGCCGAGCTGCGGCTGCTCAACCGCGAGGCGGCTCTGCTGCGCCAGGTGCGGGCGGTTCCGGTGCCGCTGGCGGAGCTGGCCTCCCCGCCGACACCCAACTGA
- a CDS encoding DUF2567 domain-containing protein, whose product MNPDSPESDRPTPPGDEPSAAPAPADPVADQRPGGGPPEMAADSGPLPADRPRRPARTGATVAGVVLALAVLGAPLGLLWAALAPDTPVLKTAEGAIYAEPQPEQPIAADGWFSLLGLAFGVLAALVLWFVLRRRRGPVGLLAAVLGALAAAPVAWQVGRRVGLATFDRLLDSAPAGQAFTKPADLRAGGVDWLLGVLPVPHGNLLLPAFGAAVTYTLLAGWSRWPSLRPEPEPDPTALSWVSAGRPAPPAAPEPPAPGAAEPPRG is encoded by the coding sequence GTGAACCCCGACAGCCCCGAATCCGACCGGCCCACGCCGCCCGGCGACGAGCCGTCCGCAGCACCGGCACCCGCCGACCCGGTCGCGGACCAGCGTCCGGGCGGAGGGCCGCCCGAGATGGCCGCGGACTCCGGCCCGCTCCCGGCCGATCGGCCGCGCAGGCCGGCGCGGACCGGGGCGACGGTGGCCGGAGTCGTGCTCGCGCTGGCCGTGCTGGGTGCGCCGCTCGGGCTGCTCTGGGCCGCGCTCGCGCCCGACACCCCGGTGCTCAAGACCGCCGAGGGCGCGATCTACGCCGAGCCGCAGCCGGAGCAGCCGATCGCCGCGGACGGCTGGTTCAGCCTGCTCGGGCTCGCCTTCGGGGTGCTCGCGGCGCTCGTCCTGTGGTTCGTGCTGCGCCGGCGACGCGGCCCCGTCGGGCTGCTCGCCGCCGTGCTGGGCGCGCTGGCCGCCGCGCCGGTGGCCTGGCAGGTGGGGCGGCGGGTCGGCCTGGCCACCTTCGACCGGCTGCTGGACAGCGCCCCGGCCGGCCAGGCCTTCACCAAACCGGCCGACCTGCGGGCCGGTGGCGTCGACTGGCTGCTCGGTGTGCTGCCGGTGCCGCACGGCAACCTGCTGCTGCCGGCGTTCGGCGCCGCGGTCACGTACACCCTGCTCGCCGGATGGTCGCGCTGGCCGTCGCTGCGCCCGGAGCCGGAGCCCGACCCGACCGCGCTCAGTTGGGTGTCGGCGGGGAGGCCAGCTCCGCCAGCGGCACCGGAACCGCCCGCACCTGGCGCAGCAGAGCCGCCTCGCGGTTGA